One window of the Burkholderia sp. FERM BP-3421 genome contains the following:
- a CDS encoding collagen-like triple helix repeat-containing protein: MITAVGTVVADTGVKVSGTAAPGVNGATTTDLGNAITDVGNGVRTLGYGTANGLGTLGSAANPLGPTLTSSSGVVHDVGASVTKLGGVVTSLGSGPLAPLAPVTAALGTTVVGGAGDLVIKVAGGLNQVLTNAPVQQIETQVSTVINPITLAVSDTTRTVGNVTGLGVPLNDVLTTLGNGIGALGAKVTGSTNDQVGKDLGGVVTQLGRTVTATGGLFTGATTNPIGPITGLPITITGSLTGSLGINLGMGGWGSGGGLGGILGGLGGIGGAGGSGGPGGAGGLGGILGGLGGVGGAGGPGGPGGAGGLGGILGGLGGIGGAGGSGGPGGAGGLGGILGGPSGVGSAGGPGGAGGILGGLGGVGSTGGSGGPGGAGVLGGILGGLGGAVGVGVGAGGAGGTAGGLGGILQPLTGVVGNLGGAGGPPAAGGLLSPLTNLLGKPAAPGGAIGGPLAPVGALVGALVGGGAPGGPACTPTSPVPGLITGLTGGATGSGSNGGAANAGPLAPLTNLLGGLLGGGTPGK; encoded by the coding sequence TTGATCACGGCCGTTGGAACGGTCGTCGCCGACACAGGCGTGAAGGTCTCCGGCACGGCAGCGCCCGGCGTCAACGGCGCGACCACCACGGACCTCGGCAACGCCATCACCGATGTCGGCAACGGCGTCCGGACACTCGGCTACGGCACGGCGAACGGTCTCGGCACGCTCGGCAGCGCGGCCAACCCGCTCGGACCGACGCTGACCTCCAGCAGCGGCGTGGTCCATGACGTCGGCGCGTCGGTCACCAAGCTAGGCGGCGTCGTGACGAGCCTCGGCAGCGGCCCTCTCGCACCGCTCGCGCCCGTCACGGCAGCGCTGGGCACGACGGTCGTCGGCGGCGCCGGCGACCTGGTCATCAAGGTTGCAGGCGGCCTGAATCAGGTGCTGACCAATGCCCCCGTCCAACAGATCGAAACCCAGGTCAGCACGGTCATCAACCCGATCACGCTCGCCGTGTCGGACACGACCCGGACCGTCGGCAACGTCACCGGCCTCGGCGTGCCGCTGAACGATGTGCTCACCACGCTTGGCAACGGAATCGGTGCGCTCGGCGCGAAAGTGACAGGCTCGACCAACGATCAGGTCGGCAAGGACCTGGGCGGGGTCGTCACGCAACTGGGCCGGACCGTCACCGCGACGGGCGGACTCTTCACCGGCGCCACCACCAACCCGATCGGGCCGATCACGGGCCTGCCGATCACGATCACCGGTTCGCTGACCGGGTCCCTCGGCATCAACCTCGGCATGGGTGGATGGGGTAGCGGCGGCGGGCTCGGCGGCATCCTCGGTGGCCTAGGCGGCATCGGTGGTGCCGGAGGCAGTGGTGGCCCTGGCGGTGCCGGCGGACTCGGCGGCATCCTCGGTGGACTGGGCGGCGTCGGTGGTGCCGGAGGCCCCGGTGGCCCTGGCGGTGCCGGCGGGCTCGGCGGCATCCTCGGTGGCCTAGGCGGCATCGGTGGTGCCGGAGGCAGCGGTGGCCCTGGCGGTGCCGGCGGACTCGGCGGCATCCTCGGCGGCCCGAGCGGCGTCGGTAGTGCCGGCGGCCCTGGCGGTGCCGGCGGCATCCTCGGCGGCCTGGGCGGCGTCGGTAGTACCGGAGGCAGCGGCGGCCCTGGCGGTGCCGGCGTGCTCGGCGGTATCCTCGGTGGACTGGGCGGCGCGGTCGGTGTCGGTGTCGGCGCTGGAGGTGCTGGCGGCACTGCCGGCGGACTCGGCGGCATCCTGCAACCGCTGACGGGCGTCGTCGGCAACCTCGGCGGAGCCGGCGGCCCGCCGGCCGCGGGCGGCCTGCTGTCGCCGCTGACCAACCTGCTCGGCAAACCCGCCGCACCCGGCGGCGCGATAGGCGGCCCGCTGGCCCCCGTCGGCGCGCTGGTCGGCGCGCTCGTCGGCGGCGGCGCGCCCGGCGGCCCCGCATGCACGCCCACCTCGCCCGTCCCCGGCCTGATCACCGGCCTGACCGGCGGCGCGACAGGCAGCGGCTCGAACGGCGGCGCGGCCAACGCCGGCCCGCTCGCACCGCTCACGAACCTGCTCGGAGGGCTGCTCGGCGGCGGCACGCCCGGCAAGTAA
- a CDS encoding isoprenylcysteine carboxylmethyltransferase family protein, with translation MNSTFPGAAATPARPPRSATPFTVGLAGIAAGLFTLWILRGTTLDGAARATAACIAIIATIGAYELFVARVHLRPSAGLAQRAVRPLDLARVAVRLVALGSVYAGIALLYWLLPEYHGAFYTPFWSLAGTLAPYLAIGAPFYFAWMDTRQRDVDDAYLAWGRLLLRGERPASWQPIREMLAGWMVKAFFLPLMVTYLSTDADHLGASLDTALGAPMSLATFRFMYDLSFTMDLMFGTVGYLCTFRILDSHVRTVEPTTLGWLAALICYQPFWSLISNQYIHYEGSMFWDNWLLGVPAIRVLWGVTIVALLLIYALSTISFGLRFSNLTNRGIITSGPYRFTKHPAYVSKNLSYWMVSVPFIEPLGWRIAVMHTVALIAVNLLYFLRAKTEERHLMRDPDYRAYAEWIAQHGLFATLARRLGLQRAA, from the coding sequence ATGAATTCGACCTTCCCCGGCGCGGCGGCAACGCCCGCTCGCCCGCCGCGCTCCGCCACGCCATTCACGGTCGGCCTGGCGGGAATCGCCGCCGGTCTGTTCACGCTCTGGATCCTGCGCGGCACGACGCTCGACGGCGCTGCGCGCGCCACCGCCGCCTGCATCGCGATCATCGCGACGATCGGCGCCTACGAGCTGTTCGTCGCGCGCGTCCACCTGCGCCCGAGCGCGGGCCTCGCCCAACGCGCGGTGCGCCCGCTCGACCTCGCGCGCGTCGCCGTGCGGCTCGTCGCGCTCGGCTCGGTCTACGCCGGCATCGCGCTGCTCTACTGGCTGCTGCCCGAATACCACGGCGCGTTCTATACGCCGTTCTGGTCGCTCGCCGGCACGCTCGCCCCGTATCTCGCGATCGGCGCGCCGTTCTACTTCGCGTGGATGGATACGCGCCAGCGCGACGTCGACGACGCCTACCTGGCCTGGGGCCGGCTGCTGCTGCGCGGCGAACGCCCGGCCAGCTGGCAGCCGATCCGCGAGATGCTCGCGGGCTGGATGGTGAAGGCGTTCTTCCTGCCGCTGATGGTCACCTATCTGTCGACCGACGCCGATCATCTCGGCGCGTCGCTCGACACCGCGCTCGGCGCGCCGATGTCGCTCGCGACGTTCCGCTTCATGTACGACCTGTCGTTCACGATGGACCTGATGTTCGGCACGGTCGGCTATCTGTGCACGTTCCGGATCCTCGACAGCCACGTGCGCACCGTCGAGCCGACCACCCTCGGCTGGCTCGCCGCGCTGATCTGCTACCAGCCGTTCTGGTCGCTGATCTCGAACCAGTACATCCACTACGAAGGCTCGATGTTCTGGGACAACTGGCTGCTCGGCGTCCCGGCGATCCGCGTGCTGTGGGGCGTGACGATCGTCGCGCTGCTCCTGATCTACGCGTTGTCGACGATCTCGTTCGGCCTGCGTTTCTCGAACCTGACCAACCGCGGCATCATCACGTCCGGGCCTTACCGCTTCACGAAGCATCCGGCCTATGTCTCGAAGAACCTGTCGTACTGGATGGTGTCGGTGCCGTTCATCGAACCGCTCGGCTGGCGCATCGCGGTGATGCACACGGTCGCGCTGATCGCGGTGAACCTGCTGTACTTCCTGCGCGCGAAGACCGAGGAGCGCCACCTGATGCGCGACCCCGACTATCGCGCCTACGCGGAGTGGATCGCGCAGCATGGCCTGTTCGCGACGCTGGCGCGTCGCCTCGGGCTGCAGCGCGCCGCCTGA
- a CDS encoding 2OG-Fe(II) oxygenase: MSAVASARRAAPLAQRVDQHDWADIEQSLDRYGCARLPQLVTPAECAALAALYPLDAPYRARIVMARHNFGRGEYKYFAYPLPEPIGALRDALYPHLVPIANRWQTALRSTIRYPARHAEFLARCHDAGQLRPTPLILRYEAGDYNCLHQDLYGEHVFPLQVAILLSEPGRDFSGGEFVMTEQRPRMQSRVEVVPLARGDAVVFTVNHRPVEGARGPYRVNMRHGVSRLTAGVRHTLGLIFHDAL, encoded by the coding sequence ATGAGCGCGGTCGCTTCCGCGCGCCGCGCCGCGCCGCTCGCGCAGCGCGTCGATCAACACGATTGGGCGGACATCGAGCAGTCGCTCGACCGCTATGGCTGCGCGCGCTTGCCGCAACTCGTCACGCCGGCGGAATGCGCGGCGCTCGCCGCGCTGTATCCGCTCGACGCGCCCTATCGCGCCCGCATCGTGATGGCCCGCCACAACTTCGGGCGCGGCGAATACAAATACTTCGCCTATCCGCTGCCCGAGCCGATCGGCGCGCTGCGCGACGCGCTTTATCCGCATCTCGTGCCGATCGCGAACCGCTGGCAGACCGCGCTGCGCAGCACGATCCGCTATCCGGCGCGGCACGCCGAATTCCTCGCCCGCTGCCACGACGCGGGGCAACTGCGCCCCACGCCGCTGATCCTGCGCTACGAGGCGGGCGACTACAACTGCCTGCACCAGGACCTGTACGGCGAGCATGTGTTCCCGTTGCAGGTCGCGATCCTGCTGTCGGAGCCGGGCCGGGATTTCAGCGGCGGCGAATTCGTGATGACGGAGCAGCGGCCGCGCATGCAGTCGCGCGTCGAGGTGGTGCCGCTCGCGCGCGGCGATGCCGTCGTGTTCACCGTCAATCACCGGCCGGTCGAGGGCGCGCGCGGCCCATACCGGGTCAACATGCGGCACGGCGTGAGCCGCCTGACGGCGGGCGTGCGCCATACGCTCGGCCTGATCTTTCACGACGCGCTGTAG
- a CDS encoding methylated-DNA--[protein]-cysteine S-methyltransferase: MTHEPAVSPPDPVRYAIGPCSLGRVLVAETDRGVCAILLGAGDAALSAELRTRFPHAGASSDAGLAERLARAAQLVDHPGDAPRFPLDPHGSAFERRVWDALRGIAPGVTTTYGEIARTLGDPRAARDVAEACAANILAIAVPCHRVIKRDGTLSGYRWGFQRKRELLRREAEQYAPRALI, encoded by the coding sequence ATGACACACGAACCCGCTGTTTCCCCTCCGGACCCGGTACGCTACGCGATCGGTCCGTGCTCGCTCGGGCGCGTGCTGGTGGCCGAAACCGATCGCGGCGTCTGCGCGATCCTGCTCGGCGCCGGCGACGCCGCGCTGAGCGCCGAGTTGCGCACCCGCTTTCCGCACGCCGGCGCGTCGTCGGACGCGGGGCTCGCGGAACGGCTCGCGCGCGCCGCCCAGCTCGTCGATCATCCGGGCGATGCGCCGAGGTTCCCGCTCGATCCTCACGGCAGCGCCTTCGAGCGACGCGTCTGGGACGCGCTGCGCGGCATCGCGCCGGGCGTCACCACGACCTACGGCGAGATCGCGCGCACGCTCGGCGATCCGCGCGCGGCGCGGGACGTCGCCGAGGCATGCGCGGCCAACATACTCGCGATCGCCGTGCCGTGCCATCGCGTGATCAAGCGCGACGGCACGCTGTCGGGTTATCGTTGGGGCTTTCAGCGCAAGCGCGAGCTGCTCCGGCGCGAAGCCGAGCAATATGCGCCGCGGGCGCTGATCTGA
- a CDS encoding methylated-DNA--[protein]-cysteine S-methyltransferase — translation MKLFLYDQPTPIGTLVIAADAADRVHAAAFAEHVDRLRTRLLHDAPDLMLLPGAGPGAAGAAFERYFDGALDALHEIAVAPAGTPGQQAVWAAVRAIPAGATRTYGMLARALGRPNGARGVGAANAANPIAILVPCHRLVGQDGSLRGYAWGLERKAWLLAHEQRHATPRDAVPVSHSPPSADS, via the coding sequence ATGAAGCTGTTCCTGTACGACCAGCCCACGCCCATCGGCACGCTCGTGATCGCGGCCGACGCGGCGGACCGCGTGCATGCCGCCGCGTTCGCCGAGCACGTGGACCGACTGCGCACGCGCCTGCTGCACGACGCGCCCGACCTCATGCTGCTGCCGGGCGCCGGTCCCGGCGCGGCCGGCGCGGCGTTCGAGCGCTACTTCGACGGCGCGCTCGACGCCTTGCACGAAATCGCCGTCGCGCCGGCCGGCACCCCGGGCCAACAGGCCGTCTGGGCTGCCGTGCGCGCGATTCCGGCAGGCGCGACCCGCACGTACGGCATGCTCGCCCGCGCGCTCGGCCGACCGAACGGCGCGCGCGGCGTCGGCGCGGCCAACGCCGCGAATCCGATCGCGATCCTGGTGCCCTGTCATCGGCTGGTCGGCCAGGACGGCTCGCTCAGGGGTTATGCCTGGGGCCTCGAGCGCAAGGCGTGGCTGCTTGCGCACGAACAGCGGCACGCGACGCCCCGCGACGCCGTTCCCGTCTCCCATTCCCCCCCATCTGCCGATTCATGA
- a CDS encoding DNA-3-methyladenine glycosylase family protein, producing the protein MTAHPSTLYRKAARFLSALDADWAAHIAATGPCLHAPKPARDPYEALVRAIAYQQLHARAGDAILARLLALFPDQPFPTPAQLAATGFDALRACGFSATKIATIQGIAHAALSGVVPSRETALALPDDALIARLTTLRGVGKWTVEMFLIYTLERMDILPVDDFGVREGYRRLKGLAATPTPRELAALGRAWSPYRTIAAWYLWRLPAR; encoded by the coding sequence ATGACCGCTCACCCTTCCACGCTCTACCGGAAAGCCGCCCGCTTCCTGTCCGCGCTCGATGCCGACTGGGCCGCCCACATCGCGGCGACCGGCCCTTGCCTGCATGCCCCCAAGCCGGCGCGCGACCCTTATGAGGCGCTGGTGCGCGCAATCGCGTACCAGCAGCTGCACGCGCGCGCGGGCGACGCGATTCTCGCGCGCCTGCTCGCGCTGTTTCCGGATCAACCGTTCCCGACGCCCGCGCAGCTGGCCGCGACCGGATTCGACGCCCTGCGCGCCTGCGGCTTCTCTGCGACCAAGATCGCGACGATCCAGGGCATCGCGCACGCCGCGCTGTCGGGCGTCGTGCCCTCGCGCGAAACCGCGCTCGCGCTGCCCGACGACGCGCTGATCGCGCGGCTGACCACGCTGCGCGGCGTCGGCAAATGGACCGTGGAGATGTTCCTGATCTACACCCTGGAGCGGATGGACATCCTGCCCGTCGACGACTTCGGCGTGCGCGAGGGCTATCGCCGCCTCAAGGGGCTGGCGGCGACGCCGACGCCGCGCGAACTGGCCGCGCTCGGGCGCGCCTGGAGCCCGTATCGCACGATCGCGGCATGGTATCTGTGGCGGCTGCCCGCCCGCTGA
- the ada gene encoding bifunctional DNA-binding transcriptional regulator/O6-methylguanine-DNA methyltransferase Ada, whose protein sequence is MIKLRTPSPAKGSAASVVADPRWAAVLARDPRADDQFVYAVRTTGVYCRASSTSRIPRPENVEFFDTPQAAEAAGYRPSKRAASDQTRIAEHHAAIVADACRQIETAEAEPGLTALARHADMSPYHFHRVFKSVAGVTPKAYALAHRAKRLRERLAQNASVTDAIYEAGFNSNSRFYEASNGVLGMTPSDFRAGGANTDIHFALGECSLGSILVAQSERGVCSILLGDDPDALLRDLQDQFPHANLIGGDPGYETLVARVVGFIEEPGIGLDLPLDVRGTAFQQRVWQALRTIPVGTTATYADIAAKIGAPKAVRAVAQACGANHLAVAIPCHRVIRSDGNLSGYRWGIERKRQLLEREEQV, encoded by the coding sequence ATGATCAAGCTTAGAACGCCTTCACCGGCCAAGGGCAGCGCCGCCAGCGTCGTGGCCGATCCGCGCTGGGCCGCCGTGCTCGCGCGGGATCCGCGCGCCGACGACCAGTTCGTCTACGCGGTCAGGACCACCGGCGTCTACTGCCGGGCAAGCAGCACGTCGCGGATTCCGCGCCCGGAGAACGTCGAGTTCTTCGACACGCCGCAGGCCGCGGAGGCGGCGGGCTACCGCCCGAGCAAGCGGGCCGCGTCCGACCAGACCCGCATCGCCGAACACCATGCCGCGATCGTCGCGGACGCGTGCCGGCAGATCGAGACCGCCGAAGCCGAACCGGGGCTCACTGCGCTCGCGCGACACGCCGACATGAGCCCCTACCACTTCCATCGGGTCTTCAAGTCGGTGGCGGGCGTCACGCCGAAAGCGTATGCGCTCGCCCATCGCGCGAAGCGGCTGCGCGAACGTCTCGCGCAAAACGCGTCGGTGACCGACGCCATCTACGAGGCCGGCTTCAATTCGAACAGCCGCTTCTACGAGGCGTCGAACGGCGTGCTCGGCATGACGCCGTCCGATTTCCGCGCGGGCGGCGCGAACACCGACATCCATTTCGCGCTCGGCGAATGTTCGCTCGGCTCGATCCTCGTCGCGCAAAGCGAACGGGGGGTCTGCTCGATCCTGCTCGGCGACGATCCCGACGCGCTGCTGCGCGACCTGCAGGACCAGTTTCCGCACGCGAACCTGATTGGCGGCGACCCCGGCTACGAGACGCTGGTCGCCCGCGTCGTCGGCTTCATCGAGGAACCCGGAATCGGCCTCGACCTGCCGCTCGACGTGCGCGGCACGGCATTTCAGCAGCGCGTGTGGCAGGCGCTGCGCACGATCCCGGTCGGCACGACCGCCACCTACGCGGACATCGCCGCGAAGATCGGCGCGCCCAAGGCGGTGCGCGCGGTCGCGCAGGCCTGCGGCGCCAATCATCTCGCGGTGGCGATCCCGTGCCACCGGGTGATCCGCAGCGACGGCAACCTGTCCGGCTATCGCTGGGGCATCGAGCGCAAGCGCCAGTTGCTCGAACGGGAAGAACAGGTATGA
- a CDS encoding 2OG-Fe(II) oxygenase, giving the protein MTRPAARAGTDAPPLPEAAALAADLDRDGYTVIRRWLTPEACDRLRATVMDPDRLLPEGGDQRTGQYWRDAQFTPGARLREALYTGLVPHAQRWLDALGTGATLPPTLAGFEARCRDAGLGAPLSSLSRLRSGDEAALQHRADDALAFPLQASVMLSRAGRDYTGGEFVMTEQRPRMQSRPAAFLLDQGDLVLFASGTRPFRGAQGAYRVNLRHGVSVVRTGERCALDLVFHAARDAAATQDR; this is encoded by the coding sequence ATGACGCGCCCTGCCGCGCGGGCCGGCACGGACGCGCCGCCGCTGCCCGAGGCCGCCGCGCTCGCCGCGGATCTCGATCGCGACGGCTACACGGTGATTCGCCGCTGGCTGACGCCCGAGGCCTGCGACAGGCTGCGTGCAACGGTCATGGACCCCGATCGCCTCCTGCCCGAGGGCGGCGATCAGCGGACGGGACAGTACTGGCGCGATGCGCAGTTCACACCCGGCGCGCGGCTGCGCGAGGCGCTCTATACGGGGCTCGTGCCGCATGCACAACGCTGGCTCGACGCGCTGGGGACCGGCGCGACGCTGCCGCCCACGCTGGCGGGCTTCGAGGCGCGTTGCCGCGACGCCGGGCTGGGCGCGCCGCTGTCGTCGCTGTCGCGTCTCCGGTCGGGCGACGAAGCCGCACTGCAACACCGCGCCGACGACGCGCTCGCGTTCCCGCTGCAAGCCAGCGTGATGCTGTCGCGCGCGGGCCGCGACTATACGGGCGGCGAATTCGTGATGACGGAACAGCGCCCGCGCATGCAATCGCGCCCGGCCGCGTTCCTGCTCGACCAGGGCGACCTCGTGTTGTTCGCGAGCGGCACCCGGCCGTTCCGCGGCGCGCAGGGCGCCTATCGGGTCAATCTGCGGCACGGCGTCAGCGTCGTGCGGACGGGCGAGCGATGCGCGCTCGACCTCGTATTCCACGCCGCGCGCGACGCCGCCGCGACGCAGGACCGATGA
- a CDS encoding Ada metal-binding domain-containing protein, translating into MSRTWLLLGPDGRPYRSAVPGTLGGHRRGRIYGRLDCRSARRALARGGYAKQRVFFLDEAAARAAGYRPCAVCMPERYARWKEER; encoded by the coding sequence ATGAGCCGCACCTGGCTGCTGCTCGGCCCGGACGGCCGGCCGTATCGCAGCGCGGTCCCCGGCACGCTGGGCGGACACCGGCGCGGCCGCATCTACGGTCGCCTCGACTGCCGCTCCGCGCGGCGCGCCCTCGCGCGCGGCGGCTATGCGAAGCAGCGCGTGTTCTTCCTCGACGAAGCCGCGGCGCGCGCCGCCGGATACCGGCCATGCGCGGTGTGCATGCCGGAACGATACGCACGCTGGAAAGAGGAACGATGA
- a CDS encoding MFS transporter encodes MYPTDTVQSPSAARPLVDRQLRRIVIASVAGNAMEWYDFFVYGTAAALVFGHVFFPPGASPLAGSLAAFAAFALGFVARPLGGVVFGHVGDRYGRKVSLVWTLLIMGASTFAIGLLPTYGQVGLWAPAALVALRLLQGIASGGEWGGGVLMISENAPPEQRGYYAAWSQLGVGGGFVLSSAAFLAAQALPDDAFRAWGWRLPFLASVALFAIGIYIRRHLPESRDFEQAGKHGAHAHLPIVACLRRHPKAILIAMGLRVAENGGAYIFLAFSLVYGKYVGIQNDVMLTGVMIAMIVEMGAMLAWGRLSDRIGRKPVYLIGALSLVACAFPFFWLLDTRATPFVWLALTVGTAVSHGAMIGTLPALVGELFSTEVRYSGVALGHEVASIFAGGMSPLIATALLARHQASWPVSLFLVALGLVTVATLCAMRETRIVDEAHAAPAADAA; translated from the coding sequence ATGTACCCGACCGACACCGTGCAATCCCCGAGCGCCGCCCGGCCGCTCGTCGACCGGCAGCTTCGCCGGATCGTCATCGCTTCTGTCGCCGGCAACGCGATGGAGTGGTACGACTTCTTCGTGTACGGCACGGCCGCGGCGCTCGTGTTCGGCCACGTGTTCTTCCCGCCCGGCGCATCGCCGCTTGCCGGCAGCCTCGCCGCGTTCGCGGCGTTCGCGCTCGGCTTCGTCGCGCGGCCGCTCGGCGGAGTCGTGTTCGGCCATGTCGGCGATCGCTACGGGCGCAAGGTGTCGCTCGTGTGGACGCTACTGATCATGGGCGCGTCGACCTTCGCGATCGGCCTGCTGCCGACCTACGGGCAGGTCGGCCTGTGGGCGCCCGCGGCGCTCGTCGCGCTGCGCCTGCTGCAAGGCATCGCGTCCGGCGGCGAATGGGGCGGCGGCGTGCTGATGATCAGCGAGAACGCGCCGCCCGAACAGCGCGGCTATTACGCCGCGTGGAGCCAGCTCGGCGTGGGCGGCGGCTTCGTGCTGTCGTCGGCCGCGTTTCTCGCCGCGCAGGCGCTGCCGGACGACGCTTTCCGCGCGTGGGGCTGGCGGCTGCCGTTCCTCGCGAGCGTCGCCCTCTTCGCGATCGGCATCTACATCCGCCGCCATCTGCCGGAAAGCCGCGACTTCGAGCAGGCCGGCAAGCACGGCGCGCACGCGCATCTGCCGATCGTCGCGTGCCTGCGCCGCCATCCGAAGGCAATCCTGATTGCGATGGGGCTGCGCGTAGCCGAAAACGGCGGCGCATACATTTTCCTCGCGTTTTCGCTCGTCTACGGCAAATACGTCGGAATCCAGAACGACGTGATGCTGACCGGCGTGATGATCGCGATGATCGTCGAGATGGGTGCGATGCTCGCGTGGGGTCGGCTGTCCGACCGGATCGGTCGCAAGCCGGTGTACCTGATCGGCGCGCTCAGCCTCGTCGCGTGCGCGTTTCCGTTCTTCTGGCTGCTCGACACGCGCGCGACGCCGTTCGTGTGGCTCGCGCTCACGGTCGGCACGGCCGTCAGCCACGGCGCAATGATCGGCACGCTGCCCGCGCTCGTCGGCGAGCTGTTCAGCACCGAGGTGCGCTATTCGGGCGTCGCGCTCGGCCATGAAGTCGCGTCGATCTTCGCGGGCGGCATGTCGCCGCTGATCGCGACCGCGCTGCTCGCGCGCCATCAGGCGTCGTGGCCCGTGTCGCTGTTCCTCGTCGCGCTCGGCCTCGTCACCGTCGCGACGCTGTGCGCGATGCGCGAGACGCGGATCGTGGATGAGGCTCACGCCGCCCCGGCTGCCGACGCGGCGTGA
- a CDS encoding 3-hydroxybutyryl-CoA dehydrogenase, with product MIAATEVTRVHVLGAGRMGQGIALVFAFAGLDVTLVDFKPRDAAGWRAFAARTHDEIARPLHAQIVLGRIDAAQADAVVARIALIARDGAADAVRDADIVFEALPEVLDAKADALRWLGVTVDASATIASTTSTFVVTELQRHVAHPERMLNAHWLNPALLMPLVEISRGAATDRAIVDALAALLARVGKQPVICGPAPGYIVPRIQALAMNEAARMVEEGVASAADIDTAIRTGFGPRFAVLGLLEFIDWGGCDILYYASMYLAGEIGPRFAPADSVVRNMEAGRDGVRTGAGFHDYAEVDVPAYMRQRLGEFARLLDHLGLAPVFDGARRGSGG from the coding sequence ATGATCGCGGCCACCGAGGTGACGCGCGTGCACGTGCTCGGCGCGGGGCGCATGGGGCAGGGGATCGCGCTGGTGTTCGCGTTCGCGGGGCTCGACGTGACGCTGGTCGACTTCAAGCCGCGCGACGCGGCCGGATGGCGCGCATTCGCGGCGCGCACGCACGACGAGATCGCGCGGCCGCTGCACGCGCAGATCGTGCTCGGCCGCATCGACGCCGCGCAGGCCGACGCCGTCGTCGCGCGCATTGCGCTCATCGCGCGGGACGGCGCGGCGGATGCGGTGCGCGATGCCGACATCGTATTCGAGGCCCTGCCCGAAGTGCTCGACGCGAAAGCCGACGCGCTGCGTTGGCTCGGCGTGACTGTCGATGCGAGCGCAACGATTGCATCGACGACGTCGACCTTCGTCGTCACCGAGTTGCAGCGCCATGTCGCGCATCCCGAACGGATGCTGAACGCGCACTGGCTGAATCCCGCGCTGTTGATGCCGCTCGTTGAGATCAGCCGCGGCGCTGCGACGGATCGAGCCATCGTCGACGCGCTCGCCGCGCTGCTGGCGCGCGTCGGCAAGCAGCCGGTGATCTGCGGGCCGGCGCCTGGCTATATCGTGCCGCGCATCCAGGCGCTCGCGATGAACGAGGCCGCGCGGATGGTCGAGGAGGGCGTCGCGAGCGCAGCGGACATCGACACGGCGATCCGCACCGGCTTCGGCCCGCGCTTCGCGGTGCTCGGGCTGCTGGAATTCATCGACTGGGGCGGCTGCGACATCCTGTATTACGCGTCGATGTATCTGGCCGGCGAGATCGGCCCGCGCTTCGCGCCGGCCGACAGCGTCGTGCGCAACATGGAAGCCGGGCGTGATGGCGTGCGCACGGGCGCTGGTTTCCACGATTATGCGGAGGTCGACGTGCCCGCCTACATGCGGCAGCGGCTCGGCGAATTCGCGCGGCTGCTCGATCATCTCGGGCTTGCGCCGGTGTTCGACGGCGCGCGGCGGGGAAGCGGCGGCTAG